The following are encoded together in the Neomonachus schauinslandi chromosome 15, ASM220157v2, whole genome shotgun sequence genome:
- the GCGR gene encoding glucagon receptor produces MPPTRPHCPQLLLLLLACQPWAPSAQVMDFLFEKWKLYGDQCLYNLSLLPPPTELVCNRTFDKYSCWPDTPPNTTANMSCPWYLPWHHKVQHRLVFKKCGPDGQWVRGPRGQSWRDASQCQMDEKEIEVQKEAAKMYSGFQVMYTVGYSLSLGALLLALAILLGLSKLHCTRNYIHVNLFASFVLKAGSVLVIDTLLRTRYSQKIGDDLSVSIWLSDGAVAGCRVAAVFMQYGVVANYCWLLVEGVYLHGLLGLAAFPERSFFALYLGIGWGAPMLFVIPWAVVKCLFENIQCWTSNNNMGFWWILRFPVFLAILINFFIFIRVLLILMAKLQARQMRYTDYKFRLAKSTLTLIPLLGVHEVVFAFVTDEHAQGTLRSAKLFFDLFLSSFQGLLVAVLYCFLNKEVQSELRRCWHRWRAGASLRERRPVSGPPGEKPLLCGGGGSNGAARGPSAHPNLVGSLPALAENPF; encoded by the exons ATGCCCCCCACCCGGCCACActgcccccagctcctgctgctgctgctggcctgCCAG CCTTGGGCCCCTTCTGCCCAGGTGATGGACTTCCTGTTCGAGAAGTGGAAGCTCTACGGTGACCAGTGTCTCTACAACCTGAGCCTGCTGCCGCCCCCCACTG AGCTAGTCTGTAATCGAACCTTCGACAAGTACTCCTGTTGGCCGGACACCCCTCCCAACACCACGGCCAACATGTCCTGCCCCTGGTACTTGCCCTGGCACCACAAAG TGCAGCACCGCCTTGTCTTCAAGAAGTGTGGGCCTGATGGGCAGTGGGTGCGCGGGCCCCGCGGGCAGTCGTGGCGCGACGCTTCTCAGTGCCAGATGGACGAGAAGGAGATCGAGGTCCAG AAGGAGGCGGCCAAGATGTACAGCGGCTTCCAGGTGATGTACACAGTGGGGTACTCTCTGTCCCTGGGGGCCCTGCTCCTGGCCCTCGCTATCCTGCTGGGCCTCAG CAAGCTGCACTGCACGCGAAACTACATCCACGTGAACCTGTTCGCATCCTTTGTGCTCAAGGCCGGCTCCGTGCTGGTCATCGACACGCTGCTCAGGACGCGCTACAGCCAGAAGATCGGTGACGACCTCAGCGTGAGCATCTGGCTGAGTGACGGG GCCGTGGCCGGCTGCCGGGTGGCCGCCGTGTTCATGCAGTATGGCGTCGTGGCCAACTACTGCTGGCTGCTGGTGGAGGGTGTGTACCTGCACGGCCTGCTGGGCCTCGCCGCCTTCCCAGAGAGGAGCTTCTTCGCCCTCTACCTGGGCATCGGCTGGG GCGCCCCCATGCTCTTTGTCATCCCCTGGGCTGTGGTCAAGTGTCTGTTTGAGAACATCCA GTGCTGGACCAGCAACAACAACATGGGTTTCTGGTGGATCCTGCGCTTCCCTGTCTTCCTGGCGATCCTG ATCAACTTCTTCATCTTCATCCGCGTCCTTCTCATCCTCATGGCCAAGCTGCAAGCCCGCCAGATGCGCTACACCGACTACAAGTTCCG GCTGGCGAAGTCCACACTGACCCTCATCCCCCTGCTGGGGGTCCACGAAGTGGTGTTCGCCTTCGTGACAGACGAGCATGCCCAAGGGACCCTGCGCTCTGCCAAGCTCTTCTTCGACCTCTTCCTCAGCTCCTTCCAG GGCCTGCTAGTGGCTGTTCTCTACTGTTTCCTCAATaaggag gtgCAGTCGGAGCTGCGACGGTGCTGGCATCGCTGGCGCGCGGGGGCCTCACTGCGGGAGCGACGCCCCGTCAGCGGCCCCCCCGGCGAGAAGCCGCTCCTGTGCGGGGGCGGCGGCAGCAACGGGGCCGCCCGGGGCCCCTCCGCACACCCCAACCTGGTCGGCAGCCTCCCCGCGTTGGCCGAGAACCCCTTCTAA